In Arachis hypogaea cultivar Tifrunner chromosome 17, arahy.Tifrunner.gnm2.J5K5, whole genome shotgun sequence, a single window of DNA contains:
- the LOC112766352 gene encoding beta-glucosidase 12, with protein MAFFSVHHFLSVTLFLTFTLNEVAAIFNSDITNAYLNRSAFPHGFIFGAAASSYQVEGAADEGGREPSIWDTFTHKYPGKIQDGSNGDVAADEYHHYKEDVEAMKDMNMDAYRFSISWSRILPKGRLNGGVNKEGVNYYNNLINELLAKDIQPFVTIFHWDLPQALEDEYGGFLSPEIVNDFQDYAEVCFKQFGDRVKHWITINEPWTFSYHGYATGKYAPGRCSAWQNLSCTGGDSGTEPYMVAHHLLLAHAAAVNIYKTKYQASQKGLIGIALFCFWMVPLHDTELDHHAAQRALDFMVGWFMEPITKGDYPSSMRLLVGNRMPKFSSYQSGILRGSFDFIGLNYYTSYYAADAPELSKAKPSYLTDSLVTLTNECDGIPIGPKGASDWLSVYPKGIRDLLFYFKSNYNNPWIYITENGIDELDDPTLALEEALADETRIDYYYSHLQYIQTAIKEGVNVKGYFAWSFIDNFEWDAGYTMRFGIYFTDYKNGLKRHPKQSALWFKNLLQREVPTRGDSR; from the exons ATGGCATTCTTCAGTGTTCATCATTTCTTAAGTGTTACACTGTTTCTTACTTTTACACTCAATGAAGTTGCAGCCATATTCAACAGCGATATTACTAATGCATATCTCAACCGTTCAGCTTTTCCACATGGTTTCATTTTCGGGGCAGCAGCTTCTTCTTACCAG GTGGAAGGTGCAGCAGATGAAGGTGGCAGAGAACCAAGTATATGGGATACTTTCACTCATAAATATCCAG GTAAGATACAAGACGGAAGTAATGGAGATGTAGCTGCTGATGAATATCATCATTATAAG GAAGATGTTGAGGCCATGAAGGATATGAACATGGATGCTTATAGATTCTCAATCTCTTGGTCCAGAATACTCCCAA AGGGAAGGCTTAATGGAGGTGTTAACAAGGAAGgagtaaattattataataaccTCATCAATGAGCTGCTAGCCAAAG ATATTCAACCCTTTGTGACAATTTTTCATTGGGACCTTCCTCAGGCTTTAGAAGATGAATATGGAGGCTTTTTAAGCCCTGAGATAGT GAATGACTTCCAGGACTATGCTGAGGTTTGCTTTAAGCAGTTTGGTGATAGAGTGAAGCATTGGATTACGATCAACGAGCCGTGGACCTTCAGCTATCATGGCTATGCAACAGGAAAGTATGCACCAGGAAGATGTTCAGCCTGGCAGAACCTTAGCTGCACCGGTGGAGATTCAGGCACTGAGCCCTATATGGTGGCACACCATCTGCTACTAGCTCATGCAGCTGCTGTTAACATCTATAAGACTAAGTATCAG GCATCTCAGAAGGGCTTAATAGGGATAGCACTGTTTTGTTTCTGGATGGTGCCATTACATGATACAGAATTGGATCATCATGCTGCACAGAGAGCCCTTGATTTCATGGTTGGATG GTTTATGGAGCCAATAACAAAAGGAGACTACCCAAGTTCCATGCGGCTTCTGGTGGGAAATAGGATGCCAAAGTTCTCTTCATATCAATCAGGGATTTTAAGAGGGTCCTTTGATTTTATTGGATTAAACTACTACACCTCCTATTATGCTGCTGATGCACCAGAACTAAGTAAAGCCAAGCCTAGCTATCTTACAGATTCTCTAGTTACTCTTACAA ATGAGTGTGATGGAATACCTATTGGTCCAAAG GGTGCTTCAGACTGGTTGTCAGTTTATCCAAAAGGAATTCGTGACCTTTTGTTCTATTTCAAATCGAATTACAACAATCCGTGGATCTACATCACTGAAAATG GCATAGATGAACTCGATGATCCAACACTTGCACTTGAGGAAGCCCTTGCAGACGAAACAAGAATTGATTACTATTATAGTCACCTACAATATATTCAAACTGCAATCAA GGAAGGTGTAAATGTAAAAGGATATTTTGCATGGTCATTTATTGACAACTTTGAATGGGATGCTGGCTACACTATGAGGTTTGGAATCTACTTTACTGATTACAAAAATGGCCTGAAAAGACATCCAAAACAGTCAGCTCTTTGGTTTAAGAATTTACTACAACGTGAAGTACCTACACGTGGTGATTCGCGCTAA